A stretch of Schistocerca americana isolate TAMUIC-IGC-003095 chromosome 3, iqSchAmer2.1, whole genome shotgun sequence DNA encodes these proteins:
- the LOC124606129 gene encoding protein sprouty-like, which produces MAQHGSSPPELQRPPAAPALALVHRPRVPRPPSTTPATTAAAAAPTTAGAVVAGDVVTLTTPRPDTERVTNEYVETPFRPATAAPLPAAGKLAAAPKQRHHPLSLQLPPSRDSARDHQALHLPVVVAPGKRPQLPPAPHHHAHLLHHHHHHHHHHPHTFEKEGRGYPGPASALSGGGAGSPPSGSASGSSSPGGRGSDGRVVAALGSLGPAGGVPDCFRGSIICPECGRCRCESCRKPRPLPSRWLCDNSCYCSAETALDYATCLCCVKGLFYHCCRDHDLEGADEPCACGPPRCAARWGCLCALSLALPCLWWYWPLRACLRLCEACYRRHSAAGCRCRPASSLLLAASPDF; this is translated from the coding sequence ATGGCCCAGCATGGCAGCTCGCCCCCAGAGCTGCAGCGACCGCCGGCCGCGCCCGCGCTCGCGCTGGTGCACCGCCCTCGCGTGCCCCGGCCGCCGTCGACGACGccggcgacgacggcggcggcggcggcgccgacgacggcGGGGGCGGTGGTGGCGGGAGACGTCGTGACGCTGACGACGCCGCGGCCCGACACCGAGCGCGTCACTAACGAGTACGTGGAGACACCGTTCCGGCCCGCGACGGCGGCACCGTTGCCTGCCGCCGGCAAGCTGGCCGCCGCCCCCAAGCAGCGGCACCACCCGCTGTCCCTGCAGCTGCCGCCGAGCCGCGACTCGGCCCGCGACCACCAGGCGCTGCACCTGCCCGTCGTCGTGGCGCCGGGCAAGAGGCCGCAGCTGCCGCCCGCGCCGCACCACCACGCgcacctcctccaccaccaccaccatcaccaccaccaccacccgcacACGTTCGAGAAGGAGGGCCGCGGGTACCCGGGGCCGGCGTCGGCGCTGTCGGGCGGCGGCGCGGGCAGCCCGCCGTCGGGCTCTGCGTCGGGCTCGTCTTCGCCGGGCGGCCGCGGCTCGGACGGGCGCGTGGTGGCGGCGCTGGGCAGCCTGGGGCCGGCGGGCGGCGTGCCCGACTGCTTCCGCGGCTCCATCATCTGCCCCGAGTGCGGCCGCTGCCGCTGCGAGTCGTGCCGCAAGCCGCGCCCGCTGCCGTCGCGCTGGCTCTGCGACAACTCGTGCTACTGCTCGGCCGAGACGGCGCTCGACTACGCGACGTGCCTGTGCTGCGTGAAGGGGCTGTTCTACCACTGCTGCCGCGACCACGACCTGGAGGGCGCGGACGAGCCGTGCGCGTGCGGGCCGCCGCGGTGCGCGGCGCGCTGGGGCTGCCTGTGCGCGCTGTCGCTGGCGCTGCCCTGCCTCTGGTGGTACTGGCCGCTGCGCGCCTGCCTGCGCCTCTGCGAGGCCTGCTACCGCCGCCACAGCGCCGCCGGCTGCCGCTGCCGGCCCGCCAGCTCGCTGCTGCTCGCCGCCTCCCCGGACTTCTGA